A single region of the Sciurus carolinensis chromosome 16, mSciCar1.2, whole genome shotgun sequence genome encodes:
- the LOC124966464 gene encoding insulin growth factor-like family member 4 isoform X3: MLLRIFVSVFVVGLLRLDSEGFTDTGPWLCQPAPRCGDQTYDPLEQCCDNDTILPLNATRLCVPNCIFYPCFQHCCLESPGSQNQAVVTFKVPGMKPDCRSSPISRICAQDNHTD, from the exons ATGCTGCTCAGAATCTTTG TTTCTGTCTTCGTTGTTGGACTCCTGAGGTTGGACTCAGAAGGATTCACAG ACACTGGCCCATGGCTGTGCCAGCCAGCACCCAGGTGTGGGGACCAGACCTACGACCCCTTGGAGCAGTGCTGTGACAATGACACCATCCTGCCCCTGAATGCAACCCGGCTGTGTGTCCCCAACTGCATCTTCTATCCCTGCTTCCAGCACTGCTGCCTGGAGTCCCCGGGCTCTCAGAATCAGGCAGTGGTGACATTCAAGGTCCCAGGCATGAAACCCGACTGCAGGTCCTCCCCCATCTCCAGGATTTGTGCCCAG